TTGAAGTAACTTGTAAGGAAAAAAGAAATCCGGGCGAGCTTGTAAAAGTGGAGATTGTTTCTCATTCCAAAGGGCGCTTGATAGCGGCCATTAAAGGCAACTAATCAAAATAACCAATGAAGAGCGGGTTTAAAGGCGAGAATTGAGCTTAAAATTTTTCAGGAAAAATATCGTTTTAAAGGTTGTCCCTCGTTTGGCGTTTGGAGTCCTTTGGTTGTTGCATAAAACTTGTAAAAACCGCTATTTTTTAGCTCAAAATTTAAAAGAAAAACCCTTTATTGTAAGCTGTTGGCATGGGGAGCTTGGCATGATCGGGTTTGCGTATTTAAGGCTTGAAAAACCTTCTGTTTATGTGATCGCAAGCCAGCATTTTGACGGATCTATTGCGGCGGGCTTGTTTGAAAGCTTTGGTTTTAAAAACATTAGAGGCTCTAGCAAAAAAGGGGGGGTTAAGGTTTTGATAGAAGGGCTTAAACGATTGAAAGAAGGTTGCGATGTCGCTATCACTCCTGATGGCCCTAAAGGCCCACGACACAGCATAGCGGATGGGGTGATCGCTTTAGCTCAAAAATCAGGCGTGGGGATTAGCGCTTGTCGGGTGGTTTGTAAAAACGCATGGCGGTTGAACACTTGGGATCAATTTGAAATCCCTAAGCCTTTTAGCGAAGTGTATTATTACATGCTAGAATCTGTGATCATCCCTAAAGAATGGGAGCTTTCAAGGGCTAAAGAATATTTAAAGACGCGCATGGATTCTGTTGGGTTTAAAGAATCTC
The Helicobacter pylori genome window above contains:
- a CDS encoding lysophospholipid acyltransferase family protein, which gives rise to MSLKFFRKNIVLKVVPRLAFGVLWLLHKTCKNRYFLAQNLKEKPFIVSCWHGELGMIGFAYLRLEKPSVYVIASQHFDGSIAAGLFESFGFKNIRGSSKKGGVKVLIEGLKRLKEGCDVAITPDGPKGPRHSIADGVIALAQKSGVGISACRVVCKNAWRLNTWDQFEIPKPFSEVYYYMLESVIIPKEWELSRAKEYLKTRMDSVGFKESQRGLGA